The Juglans regia cultivar Chandler chromosome 6, Walnut 2.0, whole genome shotgun sequence genome contains the following window.
TTTTGTTCTATGTTTTTATCTTTCTCCTTACAACTCTactctcatatatatttctagGAGGGGACAAGAAAGAACGTCCCCAAACAAGAGCTAAGCTTCCGCCAGGTTCAATGGGCTGGCCATACATGGGAGAGACTCTTCAACTGTATTCTCAAGATCCCAATGTTTTTTTTGCAGACAAACAGAAAAGGTCGacattcttatatataataagttgtGTGTTTATAACTTTGAAACTTTCTGTTCGTTTCTTTATAAACATGAGTTTTGAACGTGGTGGAGTTCATGATGGGTGTTTCAGGTATGGAGAAATCTTCAAGACCCATATTCTTGGCTGCCCTTGTGTCATGCTGGCTAGCCCCGAGGCTGCTCGGTTTGTGCTGGTGACAGAGGCTAACTTGTTCAAACCCACCTACCCGAAAAGCAAAGAGCGACTGATTGGCCCTGCAGCGCTCTTTTTCCACCAAGGGGACAACCATATTCGTCTGAGGAAGTTGGTCCAAGGATCGTTGTCTCTCGACGCACTTCGGAACTTAATGCAGGGTATCCAAGCCATTACAGCCTCTACCTTAGACTCGTGGGGAGGCGGCCATGTCATTAAcactttccatgaaatgaaaaagGTTGCCTAAATATTTATGATCAACAAGTTCTGTTTCTGGGTCTTCTGCACTTAACCTTTTTGACTTTGCCATTTTGTGCCATTCTCAAGATtgtttaattattcaattaagGGGTCAGTCAACTTGGAGACATATCTAATCCAAATGGTTCTGTTCATGCTTCATTCTTATAAGCATATACTATGGTTCGCTCATGATTAAATTGGTCTTCCTCGAACCATTGCAGTTTTCTTTTGAGGTTGGAATACTTGCAATTTTCGGCCATCTGGACTCCCATTATAGAGATGAACTGAAGAAGAATTACTGTTTAGTAGACAAAGGCTACAATTCCTTTCCTATAAGTATTCCTGGAACTCCCTACAAAAAGGCACTTCTGGTAAGCAAAATAGTAAGACTTCAGCAGTCCATTCAAATTCAATTATATAGTCCTCTCCTAAGTGACATTTCCAATTGATTTGCTTACTTTCTTTCTGTGTCTTTTGGATTCTCTGCAGGCAAGAAAGAGGCTCACAAATATTCTTGCTGATATTATATGtgagaggaaggaaaagaaatctCTTGAGAAGGATCTGTTGGGATGTCTTCTGaactcaaaaaatgaaaagggagAGATCTTAACTGATGATCAAATCGCTGACAATGTCATTGGAGTGCTATTTGCTGCTCAAGACACTACAGCAAGTGTCATGGCATGGATTGTGAAGTATCTCCATGATAACCCGAAACTTCTAGAGGCTGTAAAGGTATGATCATTGAAGCAGCTTAACCACCATATGCGTGGTCTAGAACCTAGTCTCTTTCAACCCCCCCACTTTCTCTGTCTTTTATGTTGGGACACTCAAAGCTCTCTGGTTCTATTGATTTATGAAAGCTGCCCTGTTTGCAGGCTGAACAGAATGCTATTCGTAAAGCTAACGATGAAGGTAATCGGCCTTTGAGTTGGagccaaacaagaaaaatgccAGTAAGTTACAAGGTATGCACTGCAGTATCCATCACAAGCCATGATCATGTTTTgagtaaatttttgttttggtatgtTGTTTTGCCCCAAGGGCAGGGTATTTTGTTGCATGAGCGACTGAGAGTTGGGAAATATGGTTTTGCTCAGGTAGTGCTAGAAAGCTTGAGAATTGCAAGCATCATATCTTTCACCTTCAGAGAAGCAGTTGCTGATGTGGAATACAAGGGTAAGAGGATCAGGACCTAAAACTTAAGAAActaaaagaacaaaattaaaagattaggATCTTTTTAGCAGAAAGAAATgctatgcttttttttttttttttttttttgccgttTTGGGGAAGCTTT
Protein-coding sequences here:
- the LOC108984621 gene encoding abscisic acid 8'-hydroxylase CYP707A1-like, which produces MEMGGFLFYVFIFLLTTLLSYIFLGGDKKERPQTRAKLPPGSMGWPYMGETLQLYSQDPNVFFADKQKRYGEIFKTHILGCPCVMLASPEAARFVLVTEANLFKPTYPKSKERLIGPAALFFHQGDNHIRLRKLVQGSLSLDALRNLMQGIQAITASTLDSWGGGHVINTFHEMKKFSFEVGILAIFGHLDSHYRDELKKNYCLVDKGYNSFPISIPGTPYKKALLARKRLTNILADIICERKEKKSLEKDLLGCLLNSKNEKGEILTDDQIADNVIGVLFAAQDTTASVMAWIVKYLHDNPKLLEAVKAEQNAIRKANDEGNRPLSWSQTRKMPVSYKVVLESLRIASIISFTFREAVADVEYKGYIIPKGWKVMPLFRNIHHNSEFFSDPQRFDPSRFEVAPKPNTFMPFGSGVHACPGNELAKLEMLTMIHHLVTKFRWEVVESHSGIQYSPFPVPLHGPPARFWKESME